From a single Bacillus sp. NEB1478 genomic region:
- the argC gene encoding N-acetyl-gamma-glutamyl-phosphate reductase: MRAGIIGVTGYGGLELFRLLSAHPEIKQVFLYSSSKEGNLLSDDAQHLYGFTDQLRSLEQLESDELDVLFCSAPSGVSTKLLPPFIERKMKVIDLAGDYRLKDADAYQKWYGKEAPNTSLINEAVYGLTEWNKQEIQQAGFIANPGCYPTATLLGILPLLKEGIINPDSLIIDAKSGLSGAGATPQKASHFVKANDSMSIYKMNNHQHIPEIEQTIQMIANVDTNITFNTHLIPMTRGIMATIYADLSKDFQSPDVTRVFHEYYASKPFVRVFKEKADLFTKQVYGSNYCDLTFGIDERTNRITVVSVIDNLIKGAAGQAVQNMNVMFDFDETKGLNQSPLFP; encoded by the coding sequence TTGAGAGCAGGAATTATTGGAGTAACCGGATATGGTGGATTAGAATTGTTCCGGCTATTGTCTGCACATCCGGAGATTAAGCAAGTGTTTCTCTATTCATCCTCCAAAGAAGGAAATTTACTCTCTGATGACGCTCAGCATTTATACGGGTTTACAGATCAGCTACGTTCTTTGGAACAGCTTGAATCAGATGAATTGGATGTATTGTTTTGTTCGGCTCCAAGCGGAGTATCTACAAAGCTGCTTCCTCCTTTTATTGAACGAAAAATGAAAGTGATCGATCTTGCTGGGGATTACCGTTTAAAAGATGCTGATGCCTATCAGAAATGGTACGGAAAAGAAGCTCCGAATACATCACTTATTAATGAAGCGGTGTACGGTTTAACAGAATGGAACAAACAAGAGATTCAGCAAGCTGGATTTATTGCAAATCCCGGATGTTATCCGACAGCCACATTGCTCGGGATATTACCTTTATTAAAAGAAGGAATCATTAATCCCGATTCACTGATCATCGATGCAAAAAGCGGTCTGTCAGGAGCGGGGGCAACACCTCAGAAAGCTTCTCATTTCGTCAAAGCGAACGATAGTATGAGTATTTATAAAATGAACAACCATCAGCATATTCCTGAGATCGAGCAGACCATACAAATGATCGCGAATGTTGATACGAACATTACGTTTAATACACACCTCATTCCGATGACAAGAGGCATCATGGCAACGATTTATGCAGATTTATCAAAAGATTTTCAATCTCCGGATGTAACCCGAGTCTTTCACGAATATTACGCCAGTAAGCCATTTGTCCGTGTTTTCAAAGAAAAAGCGGACTTATTCACCAAACAAGTATACGGATCAAATTATTGTGATCTTACATTTGGTATTGATGAACGAACAAATCGAATCACTGTTGTATCTGTGATCGACAATTTAATAAAAGGTGCTGCAGGTCAAGCAGTGCAAAATATGAATGTCATGTTTGATTTTGATGAAACAAAGGGACTTAACCAATCACCATTGTTCCCTTAA
- the argJ gene encoding bifunctional ornithine acetyltransferase/N-acetylglutamate synthase — translation MQAVKPAIHKITGINIATPKGYYASGLHCGIKHKKLDLGLLYSLVPANAAGVYTTNRVQAAPLKVTQENIKQEGKLQAIIVNSGNANAVTGKRGLQDAKLMQLETAQKLGIPSHFVGVASTGVIGEHLPIEKITAGIKNLVLDDEIKGSIDFSQSILTTDTVSKNTAYTLKINDKDITIAGTAKGSGMIHPNMATMLGFITSDANINQADLHSALSYAVDRTFNCITVDGDTSTNDMVLMLANGMAENEELNKDHPEWELFLDALVMVCEDLGKLIAKDGEGASKLIEVTVEGAQTDKDARVIAKTVVGSPLVKTAVFGCDANWGRILCAAGYSGVSFDPDQMRILIGDSEVVLDGEPIPFSEEEVRNYLKGQEIHITVLLSEGVGSGRAWGCDLTYDYVQINASYRT, via the coding sequence ATGCAAGCAGTGAAACCAGCTATACACAAAATAACAGGAATAAACATTGCAACTCCGAAAGGCTATTATGCGAGCGGACTGCATTGCGGGATAAAACATAAGAAACTAGACTTAGGACTGTTATACAGTTTAGTTCCCGCAAATGCCGCCGGTGTCTACACGACGAACAGAGTTCAAGCTGCTCCTTTAAAAGTCACCCAAGAAAACATCAAACAAGAAGGAAAACTGCAGGCGATTATCGTCAATTCAGGAAATGCCAATGCAGTTACAGGTAAAAGAGGTCTTCAAGATGCTAAACTAATGCAGCTTGAAACGGCTCAGAAACTTGGAATTCCTTCTCATTTTGTTGGTGTGGCTTCAACCGGTGTTATCGGAGAGCACCTTCCGATTGAAAAAATTACAGCAGGTATTAAAAACCTCGTTCTTGATGACGAAATCAAAGGTTCGATTGATTTCTCGCAATCTATTTTAACGACAGATACAGTATCAAAAAATACAGCTTACACATTAAAAATCAATGATAAAGACATCACGATCGCAGGTACTGCAAAAGGATCTGGAATGATTCACCCAAATATGGCAACCATGCTTGGTTTTATTACGTCAGACGCTAATATTAATCAAGCCGACCTTCACTCCGCACTTTCTTATGCCGTAGACCGAACGTTCAACTGCATCACAGTAGATGGCGACACTTCTACTAATGATATGGTGCTGATGCTAGCAAATGGAATGGCTGAAAATGAAGAACTGAACAAAGATCACCCTGAATGGGAACTTTTTTTAGACGCACTTGTTATGGTTTGTGAAGATCTAGGCAAACTTATCGCCAAAGATGGTGAAGGAGCCAGCAAGCTCATTGAAGTAACCGTTGAGGGAGCGCAGACGGATAAAGATGCTAGAGTAATTGCAAAAACCGTAGTCGGTTCACCTCTTGTAAAAACGGCGGTGTTCGGATGTGACGCAAACTGGGGAAGAATTTTATGTGCAGCAGGTTATAGCGGAGTATCGTTCGATCCAGATCAAATGAGGATATTAATCGGTGACAGTGAAGTGGTATTAGATGGAGAACCCATTCCTTTTTCTGAAGAAGAGGTTCGGAATTATTTAAAAGGCCAGGAAATTCATATTACGGTTTTATTATCAGAGGGTGTTGGAAGCGGAAGAGCTTGGGGCTGCGATTTAACATATGATTATGTCCAGATTAACGCTAGTTACCGAACGTAA
- the argB gene encoding acetylglutamate kinase encodes MIKIGGSTLANLKDTFFTSLQSRLHNGEKIVIVHGGGPEINKKLQEKNLPVEMMDGIRVTSQNTLSCVKDALKNTTNANLVKRIKKSNIQAVGLCGSENQLIQCEYLNQEKYGLVGKVKQVDTAVIKSYLANGKVPVIASLGITEDGEEVNINADTVAGEVASALSADSVCFVTDTTGIQIDGKTANELSISEINDGMNDGQIYGGMVPKVEAAMKCLDLNIEEVVITDQTLTGTRVFKEVLTT; translated from the coding sequence GTGATTAAAATCGGGGGAAGCACGCTAGCAAACTTGAAAGATACTTTTTTTACGAGTTTACAGTCACGTCTGCATAATGGTGAAAAAATTGTGATTGTACACGGCGGAGGTCCAGAAATCAATAAAAAGCTTCAGGAGAAAAATCTCCCCGTGGAGATGATGGATGGCATACGGGTCACGTCACAAAATACGCTTTCTTGCGTTAAGGATGCTCTTAAAAACACAACAAATGCTAACCTCGTAAAGCGGATAAAGAAATCAAACATACAAGCAGTAGGATTATGCGGATCTGAAAATCAACTGATCCAATGTGAATACTTAAATCAAGAGAAGTACGGTTTGGTCGGCAAGGTTAAGCAAGTGGATACAGCTGTTATCAAAAGCTACTTAGCAAACGGAAAAGTACCTGTTATTGCTTCATTAGGCATCACAGAAGATGGCGAAGAAGTTAACATAAATGCCGATACCGTCGCAGGGGAAGTAGCATCTGCACTTTCTGCTGATTCTGTTTGTTTTGTGACTGACACGACGGGAATTCAAATAGATGGAAAGACAGCAAATGAATTGAGCATATCGGAAATAAACGATGGTATGAATGACGGACAAATTTATGGCGGCATGGTACCAAAAGTAGAAGCAGCTATGAAATGCCTTGATTTAAACATTGAGGAAGTGGTCATTACAGATCAAACCCTTACAGGCACACGTGTTTTTAAGGAGGTTTTAACAACATGA
- a CDS encoding acetylornithine transaminase, with the protein MSALFPTYKRKKFQLIKGSGTYVFDENNHRYLDFTSGIAVTNLGHCHPEVVSAIKKQSEQIWHTSNLFQIEQQEKLAETLVKDSPLDLAFFCNSGAEANEAAIKLAKKYTGKNKIITFENSFHGRTFGGMSATGQQKIKEGYGPLVSEFVHIPWNDTDQLKNAVDEQTAAIMMEVYQGEGGLRMADASFYETVQKMCVEKGILLIIDEVQTGIGRTGKRYAFEHYNLNPDIVTLAKGLGNGFPIGAMLGKNECKEAFGPGSHGTTFGGSPLACAVSQSVLDVIFQDAFLSEVEEKGKQFIETLAESLQNQSFVKEVRGKGLLIGIECEKPVASYVEWLEEHGLLTVPAGEKVIRLLPPLTVSEEELQTAAEILKQMFDQFHISS; encoded by the coding sequence ATGAGTGCATTATTCCCAACGTACAAAAGAAAAAAGTTTCAGCTTATAAAAGGAAGCGGAACATATGTATTTGATGAAAACAATCATCGTTATTTGGACTTTACAAGCGGAATTGCTGTAACGAATCTGGGTCATTGTCATCCAGAAGTAGTTTCAGCCATTAAGAAACAGAGCGAACAAATATGGCATACATCTAACTTATTTCAGATAGAACAGCAAGAGAAACTAGCAGAAACACTCGTGAAGGACAGTCCATTGGATCTTGCGTTTTTTTGCAATAGTGGTGCTGAGGCGAACGAAGCTGCTATTAAACTAGCTAAAAAGTATACCGGGAAAAATAAAATCATAACCTTTGAAAATTCGTTTCATGGCCGTACTTTTGGCGGGATGTCTGCGACAGGCCAGCAAAAAATTAAAGAAGGCTATGGTCCGCTTGTTTCAGAATTCGTCCATATACCGTGGAATGATACGGACCAGCTAAAGAATGCCGTAGATGAACAAACAGCCGCTATCATGATGGAAGTCTATCAAGGCGAAGGCGGTCTGCGTATGGCAGATGCTAGTTTCTATGAAACGGTTCAGAAAATGTGTGTGGAAAAAGGAATTCTATTAATTATTGATGAAGTCCAAACAGGCATTGGAAGAACCGGGAAGAGGTATGCGTTTGAACATTACAATCTAAATCCCGACATCGTTACTCTCGCAAAAGGATTGGGTAACGGATTTCCGATTGGCGCGATGTTAGGGAAGAATGAGTGCAAAGAAGCTTTTGGACCAGGAAGCCACGGCACTACGTTCGGAGGAAGTCCTTTAGCATGTGCTGTAAGCCAATCCGTCCTCGATGTTATTTTCCAAGATGCATTTTTAAGTGAAGTCGAAGAAAAAGGAAAACAATTTATAGAAACATTAGCCGAATCACTGCAAAATCAATCTTTTGTAAAAGAAGTTAGAGGAAAAGGGCTATTGATTGGAATCGAATGTGAAAAACCGGTTGCCAGTTACGTAGAATGGCTGGAGGAGCATGGGTTGCTAACTGTTCCAGCTGGGGAGAAAGTCATACGATTACTTCCGCCTTTAACCGTATCAGAAGAAGAATTACAAACGGCAGCAGAAATTCTTAAACAAATGTTTGATCAATTTCATATAAGTTCTTAA
- a CDS encoding carbamoyl phosphate synthase small subunit, giving the protein MKGCITLSNGTSFEGEWLGDNQYSTGEVVFYTGMTGYEQVLTDPSYQGQIVVFSYPFIGNYGFKPESMESAEIQVSGVIMAECFPFQLEGDRHSLISYLNEKQIPALTNVDTRALIQQIRNEGSVPAVMHTKSVPADSFQLEVCWPRTTVKKAGKGDKHIVLIDFGFKKSIVDSLVNEGCSVTVVPFDTDMTDIEKLMPDGFVFSNGAGDPMRFSSYFHRYKNIATRYPVLGICLGHQILALAFGGETMKLKFGHRGANHPVMNVKTGKVSMSSQNHSYVVKKDSLKSTGFNIWYENVNDKSVEGLLHSQYEISSVQFHPEAAPGPQEHAQIFTDFITTVQQKEKVRSYA; this is encoded by the coding sequence ATGAAAGGCTGTATTACCTTATCAAACGGCACTTCATTCGAGGGAGAATGGCTGGGAGACAACCAATATAGTACAGGTGAAGTTGTATTTTATACAGGAATGACAGGATATGAGCAAGTATTGACAGATCCATCCTACCAAGGCCAAATCGTCGTGTTTTCATATCCGTTTATCGGAAATTATGGTTTTAAGCCCGAAAGCATGGAGTCTGCTGAGATTCAAGTATCGGGCGTTATCATGGCAGAATGCTTTCCTTTTCAATTGGAAGGAGATCGGCACTCACTCATATCTTACTTAAATGAAAAACAGATTCCTGCTCTAACGAATGTGGACACAAGGGCGCTTATTCAGCAAATTCGAAATGAAGGATCAGTCCCGGCAGTTATGCATACAAAGAGCGTTCCTGCAGATTCCTTTCAGCTAGAAGTGTGCTGGCCAAGAACAACGGTAAAAAAAGCAGGTAAAGGCGATAAACACATCGTGCTTATCGACTTTGGTTTTAAAAAATCAATCGTTGACTCACTTGTAAATGAAGGCTGTTCGGTTACAGTCGTTCCATTTGATACAGATATGACTGATATAGAAAAGCTAATGCCTGATGGATTTGTTTTTTCAAATGGTGCAGGTGATCCGATGAGATTCTCGAGTTATTTTCATCGCTATAAAAACATTGCAACACGCTATCCGGTTCTAGGCATTTGTCTTGGGCATCAAATACTTGCGTTGGCTTTTGGCGGTGAAACGATGAAACTCAAATTCGGGCATCGCGGAGCCAATCATCCTGTTATGAACGTTAAAACTGGCAAGGTGTCTATGAGTTCGCAAAATCATAGTTATGTCGTAAAGAAAGACAGTTTGAAATCTACAGGGTTCAATATTTGGTATGAAAATGTAAACGACAAGAGCGTCGAAGGACTGTTGCACAGTCAATATGAAATTTCCAGCGTGCAATTCCACCCGGAAGCAGCGCCTGGCCCGCAAGAACATGCTCAAATTTTTACAGATTTCATCACAACTGTACAGCAAAAAGAGAAGGTGAGAAGTTATGCCTAA
- a CDS encoding carbamoyl phosphate synthase large subunit, with product MPKQHDIKKVLVIGSGPIVIGQAAEFDYSGTQACKALKEEGIEVVLINNNPATIMTDKTFADEIYFEPLTVEYAEQIIKKEKPDGLLATVGGQTGLNLAMDLDEAGILKKYNVKLLGTDINSIQKAEDRDAFRSLMQELNEPVPESEIVFSVQDALVFADKTSYPVIVRPAYTLGGFGGGIAKTKQDLSILVKQGLSASPINQCLIEKSIAGYKEIEYEVMRDENGTCITVCNMENVDPVGVHTGDSVVVAPSQTLTDDEYQSLRKASLTIINALEIVGGCNIQFALHPHNSEYYLIEVNPRVSRSSALASKATGYPIAKIAAKLALGYNLHELKNPVTGTTFASFEPALDYVAVKMPRWPFDKFHQADRKLGTQMKATGEVMALERNMAAAFQKAIRSLELKTNGMYLTELTSVKEDVLYELAAEADDRRFFVVLELLRRGVSTAKIHEITKITPYFLSVFNQMVQIDKTLSELDLDTIEESQLQLAKKFGFSDQYLSGIWSVSEQQVRSKREQLNIVPSYKMVDTCAAEFEAKTTYFYSSWTGENDKKPEAKKKVAVVGSGPIRIGQGVEFDYCCVHSALALNKMGCEAILINNNPETVSTDYEVSDSLYFEPLTFEDIYNVLQFEGISEVILQFGGQTSINLANELEKAGIHVLGSPADTVDQMEDRDRFYQFLDKISIPKLEGYTAHNEEETKSFAETLGFPVLVRPSYVIGGSGMKVFYSHQELSTFLQNEPVSYPILIDTFLQGKEAEVDVLTDGDEIFIPGIFEHIEGTGVHSGDSLTVTPPQTLSKHIQDHLIALSKKIAVNINYKGLFNIQFAIKDDDVYVIEVNPRASRTAPIMSKITNVNLVQKATELLLGTPLSELKLEKEHNGQPFITVKAPVYSTIKLPGVSPVLCPMMTSTGEAIGTDTDYTEALLKALKGSTLQLSDLWNFKGSIFAEGESAKSEAENWSKLGYSIVTKENMPFDEWLKSDEKIAYMNFAAETDSTSAKNAVLERIHVFSRKETAQSFLQAVSHMRNTRKEVLI from the coding sequence ATGCCTAAACAACACGACATAAAAAAAGTACTCGTAATCGGTTCTGGTCCTATCGTAATCGGGCAAGCGGCAGAATTCGATTATTCAGGTACACAAGCATGTAAAGCATTGAAAGAAGAAGGAATCGAAGTTGTCTTAATCAACAACAATCCGGCAACAATCATGACAGACAAAACGTTTGCTGATGAAATTTACTTTGAACCACTAACAGTTGAATACGCGGAACAAATTATAAAAAAAGAAAAACCGGACGGACTTCTGGCGACAGTTGGTGGCCAAACAGGACTTAATCTCGCGATGGACTTGGATGAAGCAGGCATATTGAAAAAATATAACGTGAAACTGTTGGGTACAGATATTAACTCCATTCAAAAAGCAGAAGATCGTGATGCATTCCGTTCACTGATGCAAGAATTGAACGAACCCGTTCCAGAGAGTGAGATTGTTTTCTCGGTTCAAGATGCACTGGTGTTTGCTGATAAAACTAGCTATCCCGTAATCGTTCGTCCTGCCTATACACTCGGCGGGTTTGGCGGCGGAATTGCAAAAACGAAGCAGGATCTTTCAATCCTTGTAAAACAAGGATTATCAGCTAGTCCGATCAATCAATGCTTGATCGAAAAAAGCATCGCAGGCTATAAAGAGATTGAATATGAAGTGATGCGTGATGAGAATGGGACTTGTATTACCGTTTGTAATATGGAAAACGTGGATCCTGTCGGAGTCCATACAGGTGATTCCGTCGTTGTTGCTCCGAGCCAGACGCTCACTGATGATGAGTACCAATCATTACGAAAAGCATCACTAACAATAATTAATGCACTGGAGATCGTAGGAGGCTGTAACATTCAGTTTGCTCTTCACCCTCATAATTCTGAATATTATTTGATCGAAGTTAATCCGCGTGTCAGCCGTTCTTCTGCATTGGCGTCTAAGGCAACAGGATATCCAATCGCTAAAATCGCAGCAAAGCTGGCACTGGGATACAATCTGCATGAACTTAAAAACCCAGTGACAGGGACGACGTTTGCAAGCTTTGAACCTGCTTTGGATTATGTCGCTGTAAAAATGCCGCGCTGGCCGTTTGATAAATTCCACCAAGCAGATCGAAAACTTGGCACGCAAATGAAAGCGACCGGAGAAGTTATGGCGCTTGAGCGAAACATGGCAGCTGCGTTCCAAAAGGCCATACGATCACTCGAACTGAAAACAAACGGAATGTACTTAACAGAGCTCACATCCGTGAAGGAAGATGTTTTATATGAATTAGCAGCTGAAGCTGATGATCGCCGATTCTTTGTCGTTCTGGAACTTTTGAGACGCGGGGTATCCACAGCGAAAATTCATGAGATAACGAAAATCACACCCTATTTTTTATCGGTGTTTAACCAAATGGTCCAAATCGACAAAACGCTAAGCGAATTGGACCTAGACACAATAGAAGAATCACAACTGCAGCTTGCTAAGAAATTTGGCTTTTCAGACCAGTATTTGTCTGGGATCTGGTCGGTTTCTGAGCAACAAGTCCGAAGCAAAAGGGAACAACTGAACATCGTTCCTTCATACAAAATGGTCGACACGTGCGCTGCCGAATTCGAAGCAAAAACCACATATTTTTATTCCAGCTGGACCGGAGAAAACGATAAGAAACCTGAGGCAAAGAAAAAGGTTGCAGTCGTTGGCTCAGGACCCATACGTATCGGCCAAGGAGTCGAATTTGATTATTGCTGTGTGCATAGCGCATTAGCTTTAAACAAGATGGGGTGTGAAGCAATACTCATCAACAACAACCCGGAAACGGTGAGTACAGACTATGAAGTTTCAGATTCCTTATACTTTGAACCATTAACGTTTGAGGATATTTATAATGTTTTGCAATTTGAAGGCATATCTGAAGTTATTCTTCAGTTTGGCGGACAGACTTCCATCAACTTAGCTAATGAATTAGAGAAGGCGGGAATTCATGTTCTGGGGAGTCCAGCCGATACAGTTGATCAAATGGAAGATCGAGATCGTTTTTATCAATTTTTAGATAAAATCAGCATTCCTAAACTCGAAGGCTACACGGCTCATAATGAAGAGGAAACGAAAAGCTTTGCAGAAACACTAGGATTCCCGGTACTTGTACGTCCGTCTTATGTAATTGGCGGAAGCGGAATGAAAGTATTTTATTCACATCAAGAACTAAGTACTTTCTTACAGAACGAGCCTGTAAGCTATCCAATCTTAATTGATACCTTCCTGCAAGGGAAAGAAGCGGAAGTCGATGTGCTAACTGATGGAGATGAGATTTTCATCCCGGGAATCTTTGAACATATTGAAGGTACAGGAGTCCACTCAGGAGACAGCTTGACCGTAACGCCTCCACAGACTCTTTCCAAACACATTCAAGATCATTTAATAGCCTTATCCAAAAAAATCGCTGTAAATATAAATTACAAAGGCTTATTTAACATTCAGTTTGCGATTAAAGACGATGATGTGTATGTAATCGAAGTGAATCCGCGGGCTTCTCGAACAGCTCCGATCATGAGCAAGATCACAAATGTAAATCTCGTTCAAAAAGCGACTGAATTATTGCTAGGAACACCGTTAAGTGAGTTGAAGCTTGAAAAAGAGCATAATGGTCAGCCGTTCATTACTGTAAAAGCGCCTGTTTATTCTACGATTAAGTTGCCTGGGGTGTCGCCTGTATTATGTCCGATGATGACTTCAACTGGGGAAGCGATTGGCACAGATACTGATTATACGGAAGCGCTTCTTAAAGCGTTGAAAGGATCAACATTGCAGCTGAGTGATCTATGGAATTTTAAAGGAAGTATTTTTGCAGAAGGTGAGTCTGCAAAATCAGAAGCTGAAAACTGGAGTAAATTAGGCTACAGCATAGTAACGAAAGAAAACATGCCTTTTGATGAATGGTTGAAGTCAGATGAAAAAATCGCTTATATGAATTTTGCAGCCGAAACCGACAGCACATCTGCAAAAAATGCAGTTCTTGAAAGAATTCATGTTTTCAGCAGAAAAGAGACAGCACAAAGCTTCTTACAAGCTGTATCGCATATGCGAAATACAAGAAAGGAAGTGTTGATCTGA
- the argF gene encoding ornithine carbamoyltransferase: MSIAHPLLTTRTKKDLLTLMDYTTNEIIDLLNLAKELKKQGPATPPLLKGKILGMIFEKSSTRTRVSFEAAMLQLGGHAIHLSTRDIQMGRGESISDTAKVLSGYLDGIMIRTFHQSTVEELASNSTIPVINGLTDEFHPCQILADLLTILEYKGSFKGKKLTYIGDGNNMAHSLMIGAAKVGMDCTVIAPEKYGPKKSIVSYAQQIAKQTGAVIHVTNDPVKGIKNSDVIYTDVWASMGQESEAEERMNHFESFQVNQELVSHAKKDFIFMHCLPAHRGEEVTAEIIDGDHSVVFPEAENRLHAQKALLVHLMS, translated from the coding sequence ATGTCAATTGCTCATCCCTTACTCACAACGAGAACAAAAAAAGATCTTCTGACATTAATGGATTATACGACGAATGAGATCATTGATTTATTAAATTTAGCAAAAGAATTAAAAAAACAAGGACCAGCCACACCGCCATTGTTAAAAGGGAAAATTCTAGGAATGATTTTTGAAAAATCTTCGACACGTACGCGTGTTTCCTTTGAAGCGGCTATGCTCCAGTTAGGCGGTCATGCGATTCATTTGAGTACGCGAGATATTCAGATGGGCAGAGGGGAGTCTATATCAGATACAGCGAAAGTATTATCTGGTTACTTGGATGGCATAATGATCCGCACGTTCCACCAATCAACAGTAGAAGAACTCGCATCAAACAGTACCATTCCAGTCATTAATGGTCTGACAGACGAGTTTCACCCTTGTCAAATACTTGCAGACTTGTTAACAATATTGGAATATAAAGGATCATTTAAAGGTAAAAAGCTTACTTATATCGGAGACGGAAACAACATGGCTCATTCCTTAATGATTGGTGCAGCAAAGGTTGGAATGGATTGCACGGTTATTGCTCCAGAGAAGTATGGACCAAAGAAATCTATTGTTTCATACGCACAGCAAATTGCGAAACAAACTGGTGCGGTGATTCATGTTACGAATGATCCGGTAAAAGGGATAAAAAATAGTGATGTCATCTACACAGATGTATGGGCGAGCATGGGGCAGGAGAGTGAAGCAGAGGAAAGAATGAATCATTTTGAATCTTTCCAAGTGAATCAGGAACTCGTATCACACGCAAAAAAGGACTTTATCTTCATGCACTGTTTACCGGCACATCGTGGAGAAGAAGTTACCGCTGAGATTATTGATGGAGATCACTCTGTCGTTTTCCCAGAAGCGGAAAACAGACTGCATGCTCAAAAAGCATTGCTTGTTCATTTGATGTCATAA
- a CDS encoding NifU family protein: protein MAETQNLEMREQVEEVLDKLRPFLLRDGGDVELVDIEEGVVKVRLMGACGSCPSSTITLKAGIERALLEEVPGVVELEQVF from the coding sequence ATGGCTGAAACTCAAAACTTAGAAATGCGTGAACAAGTAGAAGAAGTTCTTGATAAATTACGCCCGTTCCTACTTCGTGATGGTGGTGACGTGGAATTAGTGGATATTGAAGAAGGCGTTGTAAAAGTACGTCTAATGGGAGCTTGCGGAAGCTGCCCAAGTTCAACAATTACACTAAAAGCTGGTATTGAACGTGCACTTCTTGAAGAAGTACCTGGCGTTGTTGAATTAGAACAAGTATTTTAA
- a CDS encoding YuzD family protein, translating to MQNSLIIKVYGAEQKCASCVHLPSAKETAEWLEAAISRKFPNSLFQVLYIDMEKPDHEDDRLFSERIIEEDLFYPVVVINGEIAAEGNPNLKTIYSIIEQNGYGAVS from the coding sequence ATGCAAAATTCTCTTATTATTAAAGTATACGGAGCAGAGCAAAAGTGTGCAAGCTGTGTGCATTTGCCTTCTGCAAAAGAGACCGCAGAATGGCTGGAAGCAGCGATATCCAGAAAGTTTCCGAACAGTTTGTTTCAAGTTTTGTATATAGATATGGAAAAACCAGATCATGAAGATGATCGATTATTTTCAGAAAGAATTATTGAAGAAGATCTTTTTTACCCAGTTGTCGTTATCAATGGGGAGATCGCAGCAGAAGGAAACCCGAATCTAAAAACCATTTATAGCATAATTGAACAGAACGGATATGGCGCTGTAAGTTAA
- a CDS encoding LSM domain-containing protein, which yields MLNPLKGKFFKDESSSHCGCHHKHFHDLCEMYMGQHVTIELNDGNEYHGKLHSYDNNNMYLITAGEGEQRNSRIIFVGPFFPGFGLFGFPFFRIRRFRPFRPWW from the coding sequence TTGTTGAACCCTTTAAAAGGTAAATTTTTTAAAGACGAATCTTCATCCCACTGTGGGTGCCATCATAAGCATTTTCATGATCTTTGCGAGATGTACATGGGACAGCACGTAACGATTGAGCTGAATGATGGCAACGAGTATCATGGAAAGCTTCACAGCTATGATAACAACAATATGTATTTAATCACTGCTGGTGAAGGTGAACAACGCAACAGCCGAATCATATTCGTAGGTCCATTCTTTCCGGGCTTCGGCTTGTTCGGATTTCCATTTTTTCGTATACGCCGTTTTCGTCCATTCCGTCCTTGGTGGTAA